A single region of the Bifidobacterium asteroides DSM 20089 genome encodes:
- a CDS encoding TIM-barrel domain-containing protein — protein sequence MKASTKLISIDNHGDYLDVVTNGARFRIYLLDRNIIRIRSTFNQHFGPELSYALVKTAWKDSTDRLMADEREHVKPIPIHLTECKDGSKTVSNGLYTLTISPEPFAFSISDQDGNVLHQDLPGRSFLQDSLGRSTHYSSMGNHEHFYGFGEKSGDLDKQRRRMRMHNTDSLGWDATKSDPLYKMIPFYIDFNEDTGLAHGLFYNNSADSVFDMDSEHSNYWLRYSYYQVEAGDIDLFFIGGPTIADVVHHYTDLTGKSAMMPLSSLGYMGSTMFYTELEQDCDKAIEDFVDTCRQHDIPCDGFFLSSGYTSGKDGKRYVFTWNKKRFPDPKGFVDQLKKKGALLAPNIKPGMLTTHPHTGQMEKQEAYVRTSDGKDWQEDRYWGGSAHFVDFTSPSGRRAWAREMKENLLNLGITSIWNDNNEYEINDDQALVDAEGLHLPIRMLKPIMSTMMAKTAQQAVKESAPGTRPYVINRAGFAGIQRYAQTWAGDNGTSWDNLKYNVPTILGMGLSGVANQGCDIGGFDGPAPEPELFVRWVQNGIFQPRFSIHSCNTDNTVTEPWMYPAYTEYISQAILLRYSLIPYFYALLHQASIDGSPIMRPLVYEFENDRRTYQESFEFMLGPSLLVANVLEKGADSIRVYLPEGAEWFDLTNNQYLSGGQEITVPVDLGSIPLYLRTGGIIPTCQGLTNLHQEVIDHLEILVEPNKETSFDIYEDDGISTDYLQGLYRQTRLGIHPDKQGVTLELNSTGDYETKVKQMTIAVLCKTMAPLEISLDEKPLDRYLNIDRFKEATDGWFFDGQALRALIKFPRPEGDHHQVRLEFTAKDLISI from the coding sequence ATGAAGGCAAGCACAAAGCTCATCAGTATAGATAACCACGGTGATTATCTGGATGTTGTCACCAATGGAGCCAGATTCAGAATCTACCTGCTTGATCGGAACATCATCAGAATACGGAGCACCTTCAATCAGCATTTCGGCCCCGAACTCTCCTATGCCTTGGTCAAGACCGCCTGGAAAGACAGTACTGACCGTCTTATGGCTGATGAGCGCGAACATGTCAAGCCGATACCAATTCACCTAACCGAATGCAAAGACGGTTCCAAAACCGTTTCCAACGGACTGTACACCCTGACTATCAGTCCGGAACCTTTCGCCTTCTCCATCAGCGACCAGGACGGCAATGTACTTCATCAGGATTTGCCGGGGCGGTCGTTTCTTCAGGATAGTCTTGGACGCTCCACGCACTATTCCAGCATGGGCAATCACGAGCACTTCTACGGTTTCGGCGAAAAATCCGGCGATCTCGACAAGCAGCGCCGCCGAATGCGCATGCACAACACAGACTCGCTGGGATGGGATGCCACTAAAAGCGACCCGCTTTACAAGATGATTCCTTTCTATATCGATTTTAACGAGGATACAGGTCTCGCGCATGGCCTTTTCTACAACAACAGTGCCGACTCAGTCTTCGACATGGATTCCGAACACAGCAACTATTGGCTGCGATATAGCTACTACCAGGTCGAAGCAGGAGACATAGATCTGTTCTTCATAGGTGGCCCGACCATAGCCGATGTCGTACACCATTACACGGATCTGACAGGCAAGAGCGCAATGATGCCCCTATCCTCTTTGGGCTATATGGGATCGACCATGTTCTATACCGAATTGGAGCAGGACTGCGACAAGGCCATCGAAGATTTTGTTGACACCTGTCGTCAGCATGACATCCCCTGTGACGGATTCTTCCTTTCCTCTGGATACACCAGCGGAAAGGACGGCAAGCGTTACGTATTCACTTGGAACAAGAAGCGCTTCCCAGACCCCAAGGGTTTCGTGGATCAGCTTAAGAAAAAAGGTGCGCTTCTCGCGCCAAATATTAAACCGGGCATGCTGACCACTCATCCCCATACCGGGCAGATGGAAAAGCAAGAGGCTTACGTCAGAACGTCGGACGGCAAGGACTGGCAGGAAGATCGATACTGGGGCGGCTCGGCGCATTTCGTGGACTTCACCAGCCCCTCGGGACGACGTGCCTGGGCTAGAGAGATGAAAGAGAATTTACTCAATCTGGGAATTACCAGCATTTGGAACGACAACAATGAATACGAGATCAATGACGATCAGGCCCTGGTTGATGCTGAAGGGCTCCATCTGCCCATCAGGATGTTGAAACCGATTATGTCGACCATGATGGCCAAGACCGCTCAGCAAGCTGTAAAGGAGTCCGCCCCCGGCACGAGGCCATATGTCATCAACCGTGCCGGATTCGCCGGAATCCAAAGGTATGCCCAGACCTGGGCCGGAGACAACGGAACTTCTTGGGATAACCTCAAATACAACGTCCCGACCATTCTGGGAATGGGCTTGTCGGGCGTAGCCAACCAGGGGTGCGACATCGGAGGTTTTGATGGCCCTGCGCCGGAGCCGGAGCTCTTTGTGCGCTGGGTCCAGAATGGAATTTTCCAGCCCCGCTTCTCCATCCACTCATGCAATACAGACAATACGGTCACTGAACCCTGGATGTATCCTGCATACACCGAATACATCAGCCAAGCGATCTTGCTGAGATACAGCTTGATCCCTTACTTCTATGCCCTTCTTCACCAAGCTTCAATCGACGGCTCCCCCATCATGCGGCCCCTGGTCTACGAATTCGAGAATGATCGCCGTACTTATCAAGAGAGCTTCGAGTTCATGCTTGGCCCGTCCCTTCTGGTCGCCAATGTACTGGAGAAAGGCGCAGACAGCATCCGGGTCTACCTGCCTGAGGGCGCTGAATGGTTCGATTTGACCAACAATCAATATCTCTCGGGAGGACAGGAAATTACGGTTCCAGTAGACCTGGGCAGCATACCTCTCTACCTGCGGACCGGGGGCATCATCCCCACTTGTCAGGGGTTGACAAACCTCCATCAAGAGGTGATCGACCATCTTGAAATCCTCGTTGAACCCAATAAGGAGACCTCATTCGATATTTATGAGGATGACGGTATATCCACAGATTATCTTCAGGGTCTGTATCGTCAGACCAGATTGGGTATCCACCCGGATAAGCAGGGTGTCACTCTGGAGCTGAATAGCACCGGAGATTATGAAACCAAGGTCAAGCAGATGACGATTGCCGTCCTTTGCAAGACCATGGCGCCACTCGAAATCAGTTTGGATGAAAAACCCCTTGATCGTTACCTGAATATTGACCGATTCAAAGAAGCCACGGATGGATGGTTCTTCGATGGGCAGGCCCTGCGTGCATTGATTAAATTCCCCAGGCCTGAAGGGGATCACCATCAGGTCAGATTGGAATTCACGGCAAAGGATCTCATCTCCATTTGA
- a CDS encoding TetR/AcrR family transcriptional regulator, protein MTIQSSNAILTSMGRKRSFDDDEVLARAREVFLEHGYEGTSIDALVKATGLLRGSLYGAFGSKRGMFVAALRDATDSESRDSGVLNLVLVALMELSDHDLEVRRLVRDYLVKLSSSGSDDTNAVTVDVATLLGETLLQRAHIRLQSDDERR, encoded by the coding sequence TTGACCATTCAGTCAAGTAATGCTATCTTGACGAGTATGGGTCGCAAGAGAAGTTTCGATGATGATGAGGTACTTGCCCGTGCCCGCGAGGTTTTCCTGGAGCATGGCTATGAGGGAACGTCGATTGATGCTCTCGTCAAGGCCACGGGTCTGCTCCGGGGCAGTCTCTACGGTGCCTTCGGCAGCAAGCGCGGCATGTTCGTGGCTGCGCTACGTGATGCAACAGATTCGGAGTCGCGCGATTCAGGAGTGCTCAATCTGGTATTGGTGGCACTCATGGAGCTGTCAGATCATGATCTAGAGGTTCGCAGGCTGGTCAGGGATTACCTGGTAAAGCTGTCCAGCTCAGGATCTGACGATACCAATGCTGTGACCGTTGATGTCGCCACGCTCCTTGGTGAGACGCTGCTGCAGCGTGCACATATTCGGTTGCAGTCTGATGATGAAAGAAGATAA
- a CDS encoding xanthine phosphoribosyltransferase: MQELEERIRRQGTVKPGNVLKVDAFLNHQCDVRLFDHMGAEWARLFAGHQIDKILTIEASGIGIACLAARHFGDVPVVFAKKTQSINLDGDQYTARIYSFTKQREYPVIVAKRFLKEGEHVLILDDFLAKGNALHGLIDICHDAKVVIEGIGIAVEKGFQEGGRTLRKEGYNLKSLAIVESMDPDQGTITFAHNPA, from the coding sequence ATGCAGGAACTTGAGGAGCGAATCCGCCGCCAGGGCACGGTCAAGCCTGGCAATGTACTCAAGGTGGACGCCTTCCTCAACCATCAGTGCGACGTGCGGCTCTTCGACCACATGGGCGCTGAATGGGCCCGCCTGTTCGCTGGACACCAGATCGACAAGATTCTGACCATCGAGGCATCCGGCATCGGCATCGCCTGCCTGGCCGCCCGCCACTTCGGGGACGTGCCGGTGGTCTTCGCCAAGAAGACCCAGTCCATCAACCTTGACGGTGACCAGTACACGGCCCGCATCTACTCCTTCACCAAGCAGCGTGAGTACCCCGTCATCGTGGCCAAGCGCTTCCTCAAGGAGGGCGAGCATGTGCTGATCCTTGACGACTTCCTGGCCAAGGGCAACGCCCTGCACGGTCTGATCGACATCTGCCATGATGCCAAGGTCGTCATCGAGGGCATCGGCATCGCCGTGGAAAAGGGCTTCCAGGAGGGCGGCCGCACCCTGCGCAAAGAGGGCTACAACCTCAAGTCCCTGGCCATCGTGGAAAGCATGGACCCGGACCAGGGCACCATCACCTTTGCTCACAATCCTGCCTGA
- the guaA gene encoding glutamine-hydrolyzing GMP synthase, producing MAQGPVLVVDFGAQYAQLIARRVREAGVYSELVPHSMSLDQMLAKDPKAVILSGGPASVYVDGAPTIDKRIFESGVPVLGICYGFQVMAHELGGEVDKAALGEYGKTEAFIDSAKGILQDSPARQDVWMSHGVAVNRAPEGFEVLAHTEGAPVAAMQDPSRGLYGVQWHPEVTNTPLGQDLIDRFLHQCAGLPSDWNASGIIEQQVEKIRSTVGDDQVICGLSGGVDSAVAAALVHRAVGDQLTCVFVDHGLLRKGEAEQVKHDFVAATGIKLIAVDASQDFLTALKGVSEPERKRKIIGEKFIRTFEKAQRQVIEEAGKTGKEVKFLVQGTLYPDVVESGGGDGAANIKSHHNVGGLPKDVKFKLIEPLRTLFKDEVRAIGTELGLPDQIVWRQPFPGPGLGIRIIGEITRERLETLREADAIAREELSKAGLDRQIWQCPVVLLANVHSVGVQGDERTYGSPIVLRPVSSEDAMTADWTRLPYDVLATISTRITNECPGINRVVLDCTSKPPATIEWE from the coding sequence ATGGCACAGGGTCCCGTCCTGGTGGTCGATTTCGGTGCACAGTACGCCCAGCTGATCGCTCGTCGAGTCAGGGAGGCAGGGGTCTACTCCGAGCTGGTGCCTCATTCGATGAGCCTGGATCAGATGCTGGCCAAGGATCCCAAGGCGGTCATCCTTTCCGGCGGCCCGGCCTCCGTCTACGTGGACGGGGCGCCCACCATAGACAAGCGGATTTTCGAGTCGGGGGTGCCCGTGCTGGGCATCTGCTACGGCTTCCAGGTCATGGCCCATGAGCTGGGCGGCGAGGTGGACAAGGCGGCACTGGGGGAGTACGGCAAGACCGAGGCCTTCATCGACAGCGCCAAGGGAATACTGCAGGATTCGCCCGCCCGCCAGGACGTGTGGATGAGCCATGGTGTCGCCGTCAATCGTGCGCCCGAAGGCTTTGAGGTTCTGGCGCATACCGAGGGTGCTCCGGTGGCAGCCATGCAGGACCCTTCCCGTGGACTGTACGGGGTCCAGTGGCATCCCGAGGTGACCAACACCCCTCTGGGACAGGACCTGATCGACCGCTTCCTGCATCAGTGTGCCGGACTGCCGTCGGACTGGAACGCCTCGGGCATCATCGAGCAGCAGGTGGAGAAGATCCGTAGCACGGTGGGTGACGACCAGGTCATCTGCGGCCTGTCGGGCGGCGTAGATTCAGCTGTAGCGGCTGCTCTGGTCCACAGGGCCGTCGGCGACCAGCTGACCTGCGTCTTCGTGGATCATGGGCTCTTGCGCAAGGGGGAGGCCGAGCAGGTCAAGCATGATTTTGTGGCCGCCACTGGCATCAAGCTGATCGCCGTGGATGCCTCGCAGGACTTCCTGACTGCCCTCAAGGGCGTTTCCGAGCCTGAGCGCAAGCGCAAGATCATCGGAGAGAAGTTCATCCGCACCTTTGAAAAGGCCCAGCGGCAGGTGATCGAGGAAGCCGGCAAGACCGGCAAGGAAGTCAAGTTCCTGGTGCAGGGCACGCTCTACCCGGACGTAGTCGAGTCCGGCGGCGGAGACGGAGCGGCCAATATCAAATCCCACCACAACGTGGGCGGTCTGCCCAAGGATGTCAAGTTCAAGCTGATCGAGCCCCTGCGCACCCTCTTCAAGGATGAGGTCCGGGCCATCGGCACCGAACTGGGCCTGCCTGACCAGATCGTCTGGCGTCAGCCCTTCCCGGGCCCCGGTCTGGGCATCCGCATCATCGGGGAGATCACCCGCGAACGTTTGGAGACCCTGCGCGAAGCCGACGCCATCGCCCGCGAAGAGTTGTCCAAGGCTGGACTGGATCGGCAGATCTGGCAGTGCCCGGTCGTGCTGCTGGCCAATGTGCATTCAGTAGGTGTGCAGGGCGACGAGCGTACCTATGGTTCGCCGATCGTGCTGCGTCCGGTCTCTTCCGAGGACGCCATGACTGCCGACTGGACCCGTCTGCCCTACGACGTGCTGGCCACCATCTCCACGCGCATCACCAACGAGTGCCCGGGCATCAACCGCGTGGTCCTGGACTGCACCTCCAAGCCTCCGGCAACCATCGAGTGGGAGTGA
- a CDS encoding D-2-hydroxyacid dehydrogenase produces MTSILMYSVRPDEQEAIQAWAQANDIQVDTTDHDLGMKTVDMIKGYDGIVIQQHAALPEPELYQRLREYGLKQLTLRITGYDIVNLQAARENGLVVTNVPAYSPRSVSELVLAQVMRLVRHLGEASAREAKDDYTWAGLQAHEIHNLTVGIIGAGKIGSAVARIFRALGSTVIANDPIHRPELADTLDYVDLPILLKRADIVTVHTPLDETTHHLINAQALEAMKPSAFLINAARGPIVDTPALIKALQTKSIAGAAIDTIEGEAGIFENDLSGTKVDNQALETLKAMPNVEVSPHIGFYTDAAVTAMVNISLNDVKTILEGGTSEHQVD; encoded by the coding sequence ATGACCAGCATTCTCATGTATTCAGTACGCCCCGACGAGCAGGAGGCCATTCAGGCCTGGGCGCAAGCCAATGACATTCAGGTGGACACCACCGACCACGATCTGGGGATGAAGACCGTGGACATGATCAAGGGATACGACGGCATCGTCATCCAGCAGCACGCGGCCCTGCCCGAGCCCGAGCTCTACCAGCGGCTCAGGGAGTATGGCCTCAAGCAGCTGACCCTGCGGATCACCGGCTATGACATCGTCAACCTGCAGGCCGCTCGGGAGAACGGGCTGGTCGTCACCAACGTGCCTGCCTACTCGCCCCGGTCGGTCTCCGAACTGGTCCTGGCCCAGGTCATGCGTCTGGTCCGGCATCTGGGGGAGGCCAGCGCTCGCGAGGCCAAGGACGACTATACCTGGGCTGGGCTTCAGGCCCACGAGATCCACAATCTGACCGTGGGGATCATCGGAGCCGGCAAGATCGGATCGGCAGTGGCCAGGATCTTCCGGGCCCTGGGCTCCACCGTCATCGCCAACGATCCCATCCACCGCCCCGAGCTGGCAGACACCCTGGATTATGTGGACCTGCCCATCCTTTTGAAGCGGGCCGACATCGTCACCGTTCATACGCCGCTTGACGAGACCACACACCATCTGATCAACGCGCAGGCCCTGGAAGCCATGAAGCCCTCGGCCTTCCTGATCAACGCCGCCCGTGGCCCCATTGTGGACACCCCGGCCCTGATCAAGGCCCTGCAGACCAAGTCCATTGCCGGTGCCGCCATCGACACCATCGAGGGGGAGGCCGGCATCTTCGAAAATGATTTGAGCGGGACCAAAGTCGACAACCAGGCACTGGAGACCCTCAAGGCCATGCCCAATGTGGAGGTCTCGCCCCACATCGGCTTCTACACCGATGCCGCCGTGACTGCCATGGTCAACATCTCGCTGAACGACGTGAAGACCATTCTGGAGGGCGGCACCAGCGAGCATCAGGTGGACTGA
- a CDS encoding aminotransferase class I/II-fold pyridoxal phosphate-dependent enzyme, producing MTLADHMNARVKALAPSDILEFNKEIAGIDGIVKLTLGEPDFFTPEHVKQAGIQAIQDNHSHYTESRGMPSLRKAAAGYLHAKYGLDYDPDTQMVITAGATGGIFSGLTAMINPGDTVILPTPIFPLYIPIAQLSGAKTVFVDTSDDGFILRPDKLEAAIEHSDGPVKALVLNYPTNPTGVTYAREDLEALAQVARKHGFFVLSDEIYAELTYQGTHVSMGTILPEQTVVLGGVSKSHAMTGWRVGIAAGPADVIHQISKVNEFTITSVTTNAQYAAQEALTKGMNDTDPMREAYRKRRDYLVKALPGVGLDVIDPKGAFYIFARLPEGMRDSWSFVYDLARKAKVAVIPGASFGPGGEGYVRISYAASMEDLHTAVERIGDYMRAQNRG from the coding sequence ATGACATTGGCGGATCATATGAATGCCAGGGTCAAAGCCCTGGCACCGAGCGACATTCTCGAGTTCAACAAGGAGATCGCCGGAATAGACGGCATCGTGAAGCTGACCCTGGGGGAGCCGGACTTCTTCACCCCCGAGCACGTCAAGCAGGCGGGCATCCAGGCCATCCAGGACAACCACAGTCATTACACCGAGAGTCGCGGCATGCCCAGTCTGCGCAAGGCGGCGGCCGGCTATCTACACGCCAAGTATGGACTGGACTACGACCCTGACACGCAGATGGTGATTACGGCCGGGGCCACCGGGGGCATCTTCTCGGGCCTTACCGCCATGATCAACCCGGGCGACACGGTCATCCTGCCCACGCCCATCTTCCCGCTCTACATCCCCATCGCCCAGCTGAGCGGCGCCAAGACCGTCTTCGTCGACACATCCGATGACGGCTTCATTCTCAGGCCGGACAAGCTGGAGGCCGCCATCGAACACAGTGATGGTCCGGTCAAGGCCCTGGTGCTGAACTATCCGACCAATCCCACCGGAGTGACCTACGCCCGTGAGGATCTGGAGGCTCTGGCCCAGGTGGCGCGCAAGCACGGCTTCTTCGTGCTCAGCGATGAGATATACGCCGAGCTGACCTATCAGGGCACCCATGTGTCCATGGGCACCATCCTGCCTGAACAGACGGTCGTTCTTGGCGGGGTTTCCAAGTCCCATGCCATGACTGGATGGCGGGTCGGCATCGCCGCTGGCCCGGCCGACGTCATTCATCAGATCAGCAAGGTCAACGAGTTCACCATCACTTCGGTGACCACCAACGCCCAATATGCGGCCCAGGAGGCTTTGACCAAGGGCATGAATGACACGGATCCGATGCGCGAGGCCTACCGCAAGCGGCGGGACTATCTGGTCAAGGCCCTGCCCGGGGTCGGTCTGGACGTCATCGATCCCAAGGGGGCCTTCTATATCTTCGCCCGGTTGCCCGAGGGTATGCGCGACAGCTGGAGCTTCGTCTACGACCTGGCTCGAAAGGCCAAGGTGGCGGTAATCCCCGGAGCAAGCTTCGGGCCTGGGGGAGAAGGCTACGTCCGCATCTCCTATGCTGCCTCCATGGAGGATCTGCACACCGCGGTGGAGCGGATCGGCGACTATATGCGCGCTCAAAATCGCGGCTGA
- a CDS encoding phosphoketolase, whose translation MTNPVIGTPWAKLETPIAEETIEAVDKYWRAANYLSIGQIYLRSNPLMKEPFTREDVKHRLVGHWGTTPGLNFLLGHINRLIADHQQNTVIIMGPGHGGPAGTSQSYLDGTYSEYYPKITNDEAGLQKFFRQFSYPGGIPSHFAPETPGSIHEGGELGYALSHAYGAIMNNPSLFVPCIVGDGEAETGPLATGWQSNKLVNPRTDGIVLPILHLNGYKIANPTILSRISDEELHEYFKGMGYEPFEFVAGFDDEDHLSIHRRFADLLETVFDKICNIKARAETDDMTRPCYPMIIFRTPKGWTCPKFIDGKKTEGSWRAHQVPLTSARDTEAHFQILKNWLASYKPEELFDEKGALRPEVTSFMPKGDLRIGENPNANGGRLLKPLELPDIHDYEIDVKKHGHGWGATEATRVLGYYTRDVLAKNPTDFRIFGPDETASNRLAAAYEVTNKQWDADYLSELTDEHMAHTGQVIEQLSEHQMEGFLEGYLLTGRHGIWSSYESFVHVIDSMINQHAKWLEATVREIPWRKPIAGLNLLVTSHVWRQDHNGFSHQDPGFVDILLNKNFNNDHVVNIYFPADANMLLNVGERCYKSTNCINAIFAGKQPAATYQSVDEAAAELEKGAARWDWASNAKDAEDADVVIATAGDIPTQEALAADDMLQKLGVKVQFVNVVDLLKIQDAEENDQALSDEEFTELFSKDKPVLFAFHAYPGSIYRLIHGRPNHDNFSVHGYEEQGSTTTPFDMVRVNNMDRWCLAASALQLVDANKYTDQIDKWTKFRDEAFQFAVDKGYDHPDYTDWVWPDANRAGQETISATAATAGDNE comes from the coding sequence ATGACGAATCCTGTTATCGGCACCCCTTGGGCGAAGCTGGAGACCCCAATCGCCGAGGAGACCATCGAGGCCGTCGACAAGTATTGGCGGGCGGCCAACTATCTTTCCATCGGACAGATTTATCTTCGCAGCAACCCCCTTATGAAGGAGCCCTTCACCCGGGAGGATGTCAAGCATCGTCTGGTCGGCCACTGGGGCACCACCCCCGGCCTGAACTTCCTGCTGGGCCATATCAACCGTCTGATCGCCGACCATCAGCAGAACACCGTTATCATCATGGGCCCCGGCCACGGCGGCCCTGCCGGCACCTCACAGTCCTACCTGGATGGCACCTACAGCGAGTACTACCCCAAGATCACCAACGATGAGGCCGGCCTGCAGAAGTTCTTCCGCCAGTTCTCCTATCCGGGCGGCATCCCCTCCCACTTCGCGCCTGAGACCCCCGGATCCATTCACGAGGGCGGCGAGCTGGGCTATGCCCTCTCCCACGCCTACGGCGCCATCATGAACAACCCCAGCCTCTTCGTTCCCTGCATCGTGGGCGACGGCGAGGCCGAGACCGGCCCTCTGGCCACCGGCTGGCAGTCCAACAAGCTGGTCAACCCCCGCACCGACGGCATCGTCCTGCCAATCCTGCACCTGAACGGCTACAAGATCGCCAACCCGACCATCCTCTCGCGCATCTCCGACGAGGAGCTGCATGAGTACTTCAAGGGCATGGGTTACGAGCCCTTCGAGTTCGTTGCAGGGTTTGACGATGAGGACCACCTGTCCATCCACCGTCGTTTCGCCGACCTGCTGGAGACCGTCTTCGACAAGATCTGCAACATCAAGGCCCGTGCCGAAACCGACGACATGACCCGTCCCTGCTACCCCATGATCATCTTCCGCACCCCCAAGGGCTGGACCTGCCCCAAGTTCATCGACGGCAAGAAGACAGAGGGATCTTGGCGCGCCCACCAGGTGCCGCTGACCTCCGCCCGCGACACGGAGGCCCACTTCCAGATCCTCAAGAACTGGCTGGCCTCCTACAAGCCCGAGGAGCTCTTCGACGAGAAGGGCGCCCTGCGTCCCGAGGTCACCAGCTTCATGCCCAAGGGCGACCTGCGCATCGGCGAGAACCCCAACGCCAACGGCGGGCGTCTGCTCAAGCCGCTGGAACTGCCTGACATCCACGACTACGAGATCGACGTCAAGAAGCACGGTCATGGCTGGGGCGCCACCGAAGCCACCCGCGTCCTGGGCTACTACACCCGCGACGTGCTGGCCAAGAACCCCACCGACTTCCGCATCTTCGGGCCTGACGAGACGGCCTCCAACCGTCTGGCTGCCGCCTACGAGGTGACCAACAAGCAGTGGGATGCCGACTATCTGTCGGAGCTGACCGACGAGCACATGGCCCACACCGGCCAGGTCATCGAGCAGCTTTCCGAGCACCAGATGGAAGGCTTCCTGGAGGGCTACCTGCTGACCGGACGCCACGGCATCTGGAGCTCCTATGAGTCCTTCGTGCACGTCATCGACTCCATGATCAACCAGCACGCCAAGTGGCTGGAGGCCACGGTTCGCGAGATTCCGTGGCGCAAGCCCATCGCCGGCCTGAACCTCCTGGTCACCTCGCACGTCTGGCGTCAGGACCACAACGGGTTCTCACACCAGGATCCCGGCTTCGTCGACATCCTGCTGAACAAGAACTTCAACAACGATCACGTGGTCAACATCTACTTCCCCGCCGACGCCAACATGCTGCTGAACGTGGGCGAGCGTTGCTACAAGTCGACCAACTGCATCAACGCCATCTTCGCCGGCAAGCAGCCCGCCGCCACCTACCAGAGCGTGGACGAGGCCGCCGCCGAGCTGGAGAAGGGGGCCGCCCGCTGGGATTGGGCCTCGAACGCCAAGGATGCCGAGGATGCTGATGTCGTCATCGCCACCGCAGGCGACATCCCCACCCAGGAGGCCCTGGCTGCCGACGACATGCTGCAGAAGCTGGGCGTGAAGGTCCAGTTCGTCAACGTGGTCGACCTGCTGAAGATCCAGGATGCCGAAGAAAACGACCAGGCCCTGTCCGACGAAGAGTTCACTGAGCTCTTCAGCAAGGACAAGCCTGTCCTGTTCGCATTCCACGCCTACCCCGGCTCCATCTACCGCCTGATCCACGGACGTCCCAACCACGACAACTTCTCCGTGCACGGCTACGAGGAGCAGGGCTCCACCACCACGCCGTTCGACATGGTGCGCGTCAACAACATGGACCGCTGGTGCCTGGCCGCCTCCGCTCTGCAGCTGGTGGACGCCAACAAGTACACCGACCAGATCGACAAGTGGACCAAGTTCCGCGACGAGGCCTTCCAGTTCGCCGTGGACAAGGGCTACGACCATCCTGACTACACCGATTGGGTCTGGCCCGATGCCAACCGCGCCGGCCAGGAGACCATCTCCGCCACCGCCGCGACCGCCGGAGACAACGAGTGA
- a CDS encoding oxidoreductase yields MTNRVALVTGATSGIGYETARMLAEHGYRVYAAGRRVERLKPLGDKGATAVQMDLTDSASIEKAVARILQKERRVDLLVNNAGYGSYGPVEQVSIDEVRQQFEVNLFGLARLTQLVLPAMRRARRGRIVNTSSMAGRMVTYMGAWYHATKYALEGYSDALRMETRPFGIDVVLIEPGAIATNWGTIAADHLQSVTRKSAYQESGSRAANGLRKLYSSTLLTQPSVIARAIVRASTVRHPRPRYLLGFGAKPLVALHALLPTLAWDYLMVHAKDL; encoded by the coding sequence ATGACCAATCGAGTGGCGCTGGTCACTGGGGCCACCAGCGGCATAGGATATGAAACCGCTCGGATGCTCGCCGAGCATGGATACCGGGTGTATGCAGCAGGACGACGTGTCGAACGACTGAAGCCGCTGGGCGACAAAGGGGCGACAGCCGTTCAGATGGACCTGACCGATTCCGCCTCCATCGAGAAGGCCGTCGCACGAATCCTGCAGAAGGAGAGGCGGGTTGATTTGCTGGTCAACAACGCCGGATATGGCTCCTATGGCCCGGTCGAGCAGGTCTCCATTGATGAGGTCCGCCAACAATTCGAGGTCAACCTCTTCGGCCTTGCCCGCCTGACCCAGCTGGTACTGCCCGCCATGCGCCGGGCCAGACGCGGCCGGATCGTCAACACCTCTTCCATGGCAGGCCGGATGGTTACCTATATGGGTGCCTGGTACCATGCCACCAAGTATGCCCTTGAAGGCTACAGCGACGCCCTGCGTATGGAAACGCGCCCCTTCGGCATCGACGTGGTCCTGATCGAGCCCGGAGCCATTGCCACCAACTGGGGCACAATCGCCGCCGACCATCTTCAGTCAGTCACCCGCAAAAGCGCATATCAAGAGTCAGGATCCCGAGCCGCTAACGGACTGCGCAAGCTTTACTCCAGCACACTTTTGACCCAGCCATCGGTTATCGCCAGGGCCATCGTTCGTGCCTCGACGGTACGCCATCCCCGTCCACGCTACCTTCTGGGCTTCGGCGCCAAACCTTTGGTCGCCCTTCATGCCCTTCTCCCCACCCTTGCCTGGGACTACCTGATGGTCCATGCCAAGGACCTATAA